The following are encoded in a window of Sphingobium sp. AP49 genomic DNA:
- a CDS encoding GFA family protein — MVTGRCQCGAIHYAAVDEPVYSALCHCSDCRMSAGAPMVGWALFPHDKVTIEGDPVAYQSSDNATRHFCGTCGTGLFYTNPTVFPGMIDIQTATLDDQSAFPPAIHVQYAEAAPWMAAAHDLPRFERYPAD, encoded by the coding sequence ATGGTGACGGGGCGGTGCCAGTGCGGGGCGATCCATTATGCGGCGGTGGATGAGCCGGTTTATAGCGCGCTCTGCCATTGCAGCGATTGTCGGATGAGCGCGGGTGCGCCGATGGTCGGTTGGGCTTTGTTCCCGCATGACAAGGTGACGATAGAGGGCGATCCGGTCGCCTATCAGTCGTCCGACAATGCGACTCGCCATTTCTGCGGCACTTGTGGCACCGGGCTGTTCTACACCAATCCCACGGTGTTTCCCGGCATGATCGACATCCAGACCGCGACGCTGGATGACCAGTCGGCCTTCCCGCCGGCGATCCATGTCCAATATGCCGAGGCGGCACCGTGGATGGCGGCGGCGCACGACCTGCCCCGGTTCGAGCGTTACCCGGCGGACTGA